Proteins from a single region of Mucilaginibacter daejeonensis:
- a CDS encoding LacI family DNA-binding transcriptional regulator — MKPTVTLKKIAEMLHMSIATVSRALKDHPDISAETRRKVQELAGTLDYIPNAYAISLRTNNSKEFGVIMPSISNSFYQSFIGSLEEEARRYGYSLVILQSGDDPAIELENIRKCKNARMSGIFLSVTSATDDISEVLKLDKLNIPTVFFDKVPAYAACNKVCTADVRATQLAAELLLSKNKKRVLAMFGNPSLSITQIRLNAFEEAMQNGKANKSYTIVYAHSTPDAAARLSDAMGKKQPPDAVFCMSDEILMGVMKTVQTLKIEIPQKLGIVAISDGFIPQLYYPEITYAETSGFKLGKLAFSRMMTCIAGTPFVQTIVDDSVMVYGGSL, encoded by the coding sequence ATGAAACCTACTGTCACCTTAAAAAAAATAGCCGAGATGCTCCATATGAGTATCGCTACTGTATCGAGGGCACTAAAAGATCATCCGGATATATCGGCAGAAACGCGCCGCAAGGTTCAGGAACTGGCCGGAACACTTGATTATATTCCTAATGCATACGCTATTAGCCTGCGCACTAACAACAGTAAGGAGTTCGGGGTGATCATGCCTTCCATATCCAACTCATTTTATCAATCTTTTATTGGCTCACTTGAGGAGGAAGCCCGCCGATATGGTTACTCACTGGTCATTTTGCAGTCGGGCGATGACCCGGCCATTGAGTTGGAGAATATCAGAAAATGTAAGAATGCCCGTATGTCAGGCATCTTTTTATCGGTCACTTCCGCTACTGACGATATCAGCGAGGTATTGAAATTAGATAAGCTTAACATTCCCACTGTCTTTTTTGACAAGGTGCCTGCCTACGCTGCCTGCAACAAGGTTTGCACAGCCGACGTACGCGCCACCCAGTTAGCAGCAGAGCTCCTGCTAAGCAAGAACAAGAAGCGTGTATTAGCTATGTTCGGCAACCCGAGTTTGTCTATCACACAGATCAGGCTCAACGCTTTTGAGGAAGCGATGCAGAACGGGAAAGCCAATAAAAGCTACACCATAGTTTACGCTCATAGTACACCAGATGCAGCCGCTCGCCTGAGCGATGCCATGGGAAAAAAACAACCACCCGACGCGGTATTTTGTATGAGCGATGAGATATTGATGGGCGTAATGAAGACCGTACAGACACTTAAGATCGAGATACCTCAAAAGTTGGGTATAGTGGCCATAAGCGATGGCTTTATCCCGCAACTATATTATCCCGAGATCACCTATGCTGAAACGAGTGGTTTCAAATTAGGAAAGCTTGCCTTCAGCCGCATGATGACCTGTATAGCCGGTACACCTTTCGTACAGACCATTGTAGATGACTCGGTAATGGTATACGGAGGGTCTTTGTAG